A single window of Halotalea alkalilenta DNA harbors:
- a CDS encoding hypoxanthine-guanine phosphoribosyltransferase, with protein sequence MPDTAPFDPQRHRLDMQALMDQADCLVTLDEIERALDQMAAEIGERLGDELPLFFCIMNGGLITTGHLLTRLGFPLEIDYMHATRYRGGLRGGELFWRVSPERPMVGRHVVIVDDILDEGATLAAIINHCEKAGAASVSTAVLVEKRHDRKAVPGLRADFCGLEVEDRYVFGFGMDYQGYWRNAPGIFAPKGL encoded by the coding sequence ATGCCTGACACTGCCCCTTTCGATCCTCAACGTCATCGTCTCGACATGCAGGCCTTGATGGACCAGGCCGATTGTCTGGTCACCCTCGATGAGATCGAGCGCGCGCTCGATCAGATGGCCGCCGAGATAGGCGAACGCCTCGGCGACGAGCTGCCGCTGTTCTTCTGCATCATGAACGGCGGCTTGATCACCACCGGGCATCTGCTCACCCGGCTCGGCTTCCCGCTCGAGATAGACTACATGCACGCCACCCGCTATCGCGGCGGCCTGCGCGGTGGCGAGCTGTTCTGGCGGGTATCGCCGGAGCGGCCGATGGTCGGTCGTCATGTAGTGATCGTCGACGACATCCTCGACGAGGGCGCGACGCTGGCGGCGATCATCAACCATTGCGAGAAGGCCGGCGCCGCCAGTGTCTCCACCGCGGTGCTGGTCGAAAAGCGCCACGACCGCAAGGCGGTGCCGGGGCTGCGGGCCGATTTCTGCGGCCTCGAGGTCGAGGATCGCTACGTGTTCGGCTTCGGTATGGACTACCAGGGGTACTGGCGCAACGCACCGGGTATCTTCGCGCCCAAGGGGCTCTAG
- the lexA gene encoding transcriptional repressor LexA → MTKPLTQRQQDVLDFINETLASHGYPPTRAEIARALGFRSANAAEEHLKALKRKGVIEMIPGASRGIRVLSALPAEERGLAVIGQVAAGSPILAAEHVDRYCPLPADYFTPRADYLLRVRGLSMRDAGILDGDLLAVHRTSEVRNGQIVVARLGEEVTVKRFERSAGRIRLIAENPDFAPIEVDGQREQLEIEGIGVGIIRGDSGQGLH, encoded by the coding sequence ATGACCAAGCCCCTCACCCAGCGTCAGCAAGACGTGCTCGATTTCATCAACGAGACCCTGGCCAGCCATGGCTACCCGCCGACCCGCGCCGAGATCGCCCGCGCGCTGGGGTTCCGCTCGGCCAACGCCGCGGAAGAGCATCTCAAGGCGCTCAAGCGCAAGGGGGTGATCGAGATGATTCCCGGCGCCTCTCGCGGTATCCGCGTGCTCTCCGCCCTGCCCGCGGAAGAGCGCGGGCTCGCGGTGATCGGCCAGGTCGCGGCCGGCAGCCCGATCCTCGCCGCCGAGCACGTCGATCGCTACTGCCCGCTGCCGGCGGACTACTTCACTCCTCGCGCCGACTACCTGCTGCGAGTGCGGGGGCTTTCGATGCGCGACGCCGGCATCCTCGACGGCGACCTGCTCGCGGTCCATCGCACCAGCGAGGTGCGTAACGGACAGATCGTGGTCGCGAGGCTCGGCGAAGAGGTCACGGTGAAGCGCTTCGAGCGCAGCGCTGGCCGTATTCGGCTGATCGCCGAGAATCCCGACTTCGCGCCGATCGAGGTTGACGGGCAGCGTGAGCAGCTCGAGATCGAGGGTATCGGCGTCGGTATCATTCGCGGCGACAGCGGCCAAGGGCTGCACTGA
- the nagZ gene encoding beta-N-acetylhexosaminidase, translated as MSAQLGPVMLDLASMALDDEERELLMHPAVGGVILFTRNLESPAQARGLCESIRELRPQLLIAVDHEGGRVQRLRTGVTRLPPMAAFDRLHAEAPESTLALLRDTGWLMGLELAACGFDFSFAPVLDVDDDRCPAIGDRAFSADPERVALLAGALIDGLDEAGMVALGKHYPGHGGVDVDSHHELPIDPRPFEALRAHDLVPFERLSPRLGGVMPSHVRYIAFDDQPAGFSVRWLEYLRSEIGFRGAVLSDDLGMQGAHFAGSPADRAQRALEAGCDMVLICNDRAAALAVLEAVSYDPVRSRRLNALRYDHPRPDLGSVDALGRWRTTHVQLEQLAEEHGY; from the coding sequence ATGTCCGCCCAACTTGGCCCAGTGATGCTCGATCTCGCCTCGATGGCGCTCGACGACGAGGAGCGCGAGTTGCTCATGCACCCCGCCGTCGGCGGGGTGATCCTTTTCACCCGCAACCTGGAGTCGCCCGCCCAGGCGCGCGGTCTGTGCGAGTCGATTCGCGAGCTGCGCCCGCAGCTTTTGATCGCGGTGGATCACGAGGGAGGACGCGTCCAACGGCTGCGCACCGGGGTCACCCGGCTGCCGCCGATGGCGGCGTTCGACCGCCTGCATGCCGAGGCGCCCGAGTCGACGCTCGCGCTGTTGCGCGATACCGGCTGGCTGATGGGGCTCGAACTCGCGGCCTGCGGGTTCGATTTCTCCTTCGCGCCGGTGCTCGATGTCGATGACGATCGCTGCCCGGCGATCGGTGACCGCGCCTTCTCCGCCGACCCTGAGCGTGTCGCGCTGCTGGCCGGGGCGCTGATCGATGGGCTCGATGAAGCCGGTATGGTGGCACTCGGCAAGCACTACCCTGGCCATGGCGGGGTCGACGTCGACTCGCACCATGAGTTGCCGATCGATCCGCGGCCGTTCGAAGCGCTGCGCGCTCACGACCTGGTACCGTTCGAACGGCTATCCCCACGACTCGGTGGCGTGATGCCGTCGCATGTCCGCTATATCGCGTTCGACGATCAGCCGGCGGGCTTTTCGGTCCGCTGGCTCGAGTATCTGCGCAGCGAGATCGGCTTCCGCGGCGCGGTGCTTTCGGACGATCTCGGCATGCAGGGCGCGCATTTCGCCGGCTCTCCCGCCGATCGCGCGCAGCGTGCGCTGGAAGCCGGCTGTGACATGGTGCTGATCTGCAATGACCGCGCCGCCGCGCTGGCGGTGCTCGAAGCGGTCAGCTACGATCCGGTGCGCTCGCGGCGACTCAACGCTCTGCGTTACGATCATCCCCGCCCCGATCTAGGCTCCGTCGACGCGCTCGGCCGCTGGCGTACCACCCACGTGCAGCTCGAACAGCTCGCCGAAGAGCATGGCTACTGA
- a CDS encoding tyrosine-type recombinase/integrase: protein MARIKLTKSAVDAAKPQAQAVELRDTVVPGFLCKITPAGRKVFMLQYRTNAGERRKPALGQYGELTVDQARFMAQEWLAEVRRGGDPSAAKNAARKAPTMKEYCSTFMEDYSKQRNKPSTQRGYQGVIDRCIIPIMGRMKVQDVKRPDVAALMKKLAHKPAEANRTFGVLRKMFNLAEVWGLRPDGTNPCRHVPMFPPGKETRLIVDDELVRIFRHLEHLEAEGLENYVIPLAIRLQFEFAARRSEICPLEWDWVDLEKRRVVWPDSKTGGISKPMSEEAYRLLSTAPRREGCPYVLPSPNDPARHLTHGEHYGGWKRVLKAAGVPHVGTHGIRHRATTDIANSGVPTKVGMKLTGHKTVAMFMHYVHTEDKPVRDAAELVANRRLAITGASRSMEVTA, encoded by the coding sequence ATGGCAAGAATCAAACTCACCAAGTCCGCCGTCGATGCCGCCAAGCCCCAGGCGCAGGCCGTCGAACTCCGGGACACCGTGGTGCCCGGCTTCCTGTGCAAGATCACCCCGGCAGGCCGCAAGGTGTTCATGCTCCAGTACCGCACGAACGCCGGCGAGCGCCGCAAGCCCGCCCTGGGCCAGTACGGGGAACTGACGGTCGATCAGGCCCGCTTCATGGCGCAGGAGTGGTTGGCCGAGGTTCGCCGGGGCGGCGATCCCAGCGCGGCCAAGAATGCCGCCCGCAAGGCACCGACCATGAAGGAGTATTGCAGCACCTTCATGGAGGACTACTCCAAGCAGCGCAACAAGCCCAGCACGCAGCGCGGCTACCAGGGCGTTATCGACCGTTGCATCATCCCGATCATGGGCCGGATGAAGGTGCAGGATGTGAAGCGCCCGGACGTGGCGGCGCTGATGAAGAAGCTGGCCCACAAGCCGGCAGAGGCCAACCGCACCTTCGGCGTGCTGCGCAAGATGTTCAACCTAGCCGAAGTGTGGGGGCTGCGCCCGGACGGCACCAATCCGTGCCGCCACGTCCCGATGTTCCCGCCCGGCAAGGAAACCCGGCTCATCGTGGACGATGAACTGGTGCGGATCTTCCGGCATCTGGAGCATCTGGAGGCAGAAGGGCTGGAGAACTACGTCATCCCGCTGGCGATCCGCCTGCAATTCGAGTTTGCCGCCCGCCGCTCCGAAATCTGCCCGCTCGAATGGGACTGGGTTGATCTGGAGAAGCGCCGCGTCGTCTGGCCCGACAGCAAGACCGGCGGCATTTCCAAACCCATGAGCGAGGAAGCCTATCGGCTGCTTTCGACGGCGCCGCGCCGGGAAGGCTGCCCCTACGTCCTGCCATCGCCCAACGACCCGGCCCGGCATTTGACGCATGGAGAACACTACGGCGGTTGGAAGCGCGTACTCAAGGCCGCCGGCGTGCCGCACGTCGGCACGCACGGCATCCGCCATCGAGCGACGACCGACATTGCCAACTCAGGCGTGCCAACCAAAGTGGGCATGAAGCTCACAGGTCACAAGACCGTGGCGATGTTTATGCACTACGTACATACCGAGGACAAGCCGGTGCGGGATGCCGCCGAGCTGGTGGCGAATCGGCGGCTGGCGATTACCGGGGCGTCCCGTTCTATGGAGGTGACAGCATGA